A window of the Ostrea edulis chromosome 1, xbOstEdul1.1, whole genome shotgun sequence genome harbors these coding sequences:
- the LOC125663961 gene encoding carbonyl reductase [NADPH] 1-like → MTTKVAVVTGSNKGIGYAIVRGLCKQFQGDVFVTARNEELGKKAVQSLNDEGFNPKFHQLDINDQTSIEAFRDFIKSTYGGLDVLVNNAGIAYKQASTAPFSEQAEVTMKTNYFGTVALSDAFFPLLRPHARVVNVSSMASSYSVRKCSPEMQAKFLNPNITREELTKLLNDFVQAAKTGGHQKEGFADSSYGMSKIGVTVLSQIQNRQLSTDPREDIIVNACCPGYVDTDMSSHKGPKTIDEGADTPIYLSLLPEGTKSPTGDFVAGKEIHKWNEYTYKF, encoded by the coding sequence GTAACTGGTTCCAACAAAGGAATAGGGTATGCCATTGTAAGAGGCCTGTGTAAGCAATTCCAAGGTGATGTTTTTGTGACAGCAAGGAATGAAGAACTTGGTAAAAAGGCGGTTCAGAGCTTAAATGATGAGGGCTTTAACCCAAAATTCCATCAACTTGATATCAATGATCAAACCAGCATCGAAGCGTTTCGAGACTTCATCAAGAGTACGTATGGAGGCTTGGATGTTTTAGTAAATAATGCAGGTATCGCATATAAACAAGCTTCAACTGCCCCTTTCAGTGAGCAGGCTGAAGTTACGATGAAAACAAACTACTTTGGAACTGTCGCTCTATCAGATGCATTTTTCCCGCTTCTGAGACCGCATGCCAGGGTGGTCAATGTATCTAGTATGGCTAGCAGCTATTCCGTCAGGAAATGCAGTCCcgaaatgcaagctaaatttcTGAATCCTAACATAACAAGAGAGGAACTGACGAAATTACTGAATGATTTCGTACAGGCGGCAAAGACGGGAGGTCATCAAAAGGAAGGCTTTGCGGATAGCTCTTACGGAATGTCAAAAATCGGAGTTACGGTGCTCTCTCAAATCCAAAATCGCCAGCTTTCTACTGATCCCAGAGAGGACATCATCGTCAATGCTTGCTGTCCAGGATATGTGGATACTGATATGTCCTCTCACAAAGGTCCAAAAACCATCGACGAAGGCGCGGACACGCCCATTTATTTGTCTCTTCTTCCAGAAGGGACCAAGAGCCCTACTGGCGACTTTGTTGCAGGCAAAGAAATACACAAATGGAATGAGTATACATATAAATTTTGA